The Trichocoleus sp. FACHB-46 DNA window CGCCCATGCGCGATCGCCGAGCTTCCTCCACCACCCTCATCATCATTTCCATCGGTCTAGCTCTGTTTCTTCGCAACGGCATTATTTTGTTCTGGGGCGGGGGGAATCAAAACTATGACTTGCCCGTCGCTTCTGCCGTTAGCCTGTTTGGGATTCGAATTGCTTACTATCGCCTGATTGTTGTCGGCCTAGCGATTCTAGTGATTTTGGGCCTGCATTACCTCTTACAAAACACCAAGATTGGTAAAGCGATGCGGGCTGTGGCGGATGACATCGATTTAGCGCGGGTGTCAGGGATCAACGTAGATCAAGTTGTAATCTGGACTTGGGTGATCGCTGGCAGCCTTACGGCGCTGGGTGGTGGTATGTATGGCCTGATTACCGCAGTACGTCCCAACATGGGCTGGTTTCTCATTTTGCCTATGTTTGCGGCAGTCATTTTAGGCGGAATTGGCAATCCCTACGGCGCGATCGCGGGCGCTTTAATTATCGGAGTGGCGCAGGAAGTCAGCACCTACTGGTTACCCACTGAATACAAGCTGGGAGTAGCTTTATTGATCATGGTGCTAGTGCTACTCGTACGGCCACAAGGCTTATTTAAAGGCACGATTTGAGTAACACTAGCGCTTAACCAAGCAGACCAAAGCAGAAGTCTCAGGTCACTATGGGTTGATGGCATGGAAGTAAATAGCTGCAACCAGGAAATTGCCAGCTAAGAGAATCAAGCTAACAATGGTGCGGTAGGGATAAGGGGGCTTAGACTCATCCACAACTGCTTTGGTTTTAACCGATGATTTCACTGCTTGAGCGCTCATAAACAAGCTCCTTGTGTAACTCTACT harbors:
- a CDS encoding photosystem I protein PsaX; the protein is MSAQAVKSSVKTKAVVDESKPPYPYRTIVSLILLAGNFLVAAIYFHAINP
- a CDS encoding branched-chain amino acid ABC transporter permease → MDLLAQLSGQLLSQQLAQLIVNGIAVGSIIALAAVGLTLTYGILRLANFAHGDFLTLGAYLTLLANGFGINIWLAVILGVVGTILAVLLTEKLLWSPMRDRRASSTTLIIISIGLALFLRNGIILFWGGGNQNYDLPVASAVSLFGIRIAYYRLIVVGLAILVILGLHYLLQNTKIGKAMRAVADDIDLARVSGINVDQVVIWTWVIAGSLTALGGGMYGLITAVRPNMGWFLILPMFAAVILGGIGNPYGAIAGALIIGVAQEVSTYWLPTEYKLGVALLIMVLVLLVRPQGLFKGTI